From the genome of Dickeya aquatica, one region includes:
- the wecB gene encoding non-hydrolyzing UDP-N-acetylglucosamine 2-epimerase: protein MKVLTVFGTRPEAIKMAPVIRAMAEDNFFEPRVCVTAQHREMLDQVLRLFAIVPDYDLDIMQPDQNLAQTSARILADLTPVLTQCQPDMLLVHGDTSTTLMASLAAFYQRIPVAHIEAGLRTGSLDSPWPEEANRRLTSQLAAYHFAPTLSARQHLLQENIPASHIWVTGNSVIDALFWVRERIAHDARLQQQLSEQYAFLDKRRKTVLVTSHRRESFGRGIGQICQALATLAHRYPEIQIVYPVHRNPHVLEPVRHILSDIENVFLIEPQDYLPFVYLMSRAWLILTDSGGIQEEAPALGTPVLVMRDSTERTEAQAAGALTLVGTCSESIVYHVSALLGDDEAYHAMCQAHSPYGDGKASQRILSVLKKHRVMA from the coding sequence GTGAAAGTGTTGACAGTTTTTGGCACCCGCCCTGAGGCGATCAAAATGGCTCCGGTTATCCGGGCAATGGCTGAGGATAACTTCTTTGAACCGCGCGTGTGCGTAACGGCGCAGCATCGGGAGATGCTCGATCAGGTGCTGCGCCTGTTTGCCATTGTGCCGGATTACGATCTTGATATCATGCAACCCGATCAGAACCTGGCTCAGACGTCTGCGCGGATCCTGGCCGATCTGACGCCAGTGCTGACGCAGTGCCAACCGGACATGTTGCTGGTGCATGGCGATACCAGCACCACCTTGATGGCGAGCCTGGCGGCGTTTTATCAGCGCATTCCGGTCGCGCATATCGAAGCGGGGTTGCGCACCGGCTCTCTTGATTCCCCCTGGCCTGAAGAGGCCAATCGCCGTTTAACCAGCCAGCTCGCGGCTTACCATTTCGCGCCGACCCTGTCTGCCAGACAACACCTGTTGCAGGAAAATATTCCGGCATCACACATTTGGGTGACGGGTAACTCGGTGATTGATGCGTTGTTTTGGGTACGAGAGCGCATCGCCCATGATGCGCGCTTACAGCAGCAATTGAGCGAGCAGTACGCTTTTCTTGATAAGCGCCGTAAAACCGTACTCGTGACCAGCCATCGGCGAGAGAGCTTCGGCCGTGGCATCGGGCAGATTTGTCAGGCGCTGGCGACGCTGGCGCATCGCTACCCTGAGATACAAATTGTTTATCCGGTGCACCGCAATCCGCATGTTCTTGAGCCGGTGCGGCATATTCTCAGCGATATCGAGAATGTGTTTCTGATTGAACCGCAAGACTACCTGCCTTTTGTCTACCTGATGAGCCGTGCCTGGCTGATATTAACCGATTCAGGCGGTATTCAGGAGGAGGCTCCAGCTCTTGGCACGCCAGTGCTGGTGATGCGTGATAGCACTGAGCGCACAGAGGCGCAGGCGGCGGGCGCGTTAACGCTGGTCGGAACGTGCAGTGAGTCAATCGTCTATCATGTGTCCGCACTGCTGGGGGATGACGAGGCTTATCATGCGATGTGTCAGGCACACTCTCCCTATGGCGACGGGAAGGCCAGCCAACGTATTCTGTCGGTATTGAAAAAACACCGGGTAATGGCATGA
- the wecA gene encoding UDP-N-acetylglucosamine--undecaprenyl-phosphate N-acetylglucosaminephosphotransferase gives MNVPLFAMLLFVVLLCAFCALLLARGVARKVGLVDRPNHRKHHHGVIPLVGGCRFLAVSARCLLFSVPLPGFFAYLSGMSILMLVGMLDDRFEVSVAWRVAAQAVAAMIMMIPGGLTLQHLGYILGPDWDIELGWLNYPITVCVVWAAINAFNMIDGIDGLLGGLSCVSFMALGVLFYHHGDSALVLWSMAMIAALLPYCGLNLGIFGRRYKVFMGDAGSTMVGFSVIWLLLQGSQGENASLRPVTALWVMAIPLMDLVAIIYRRLRRGHSLFLADRQHIHHLLMRAGWSSRQACGLITLCAALLAAAGISAELLAIPEYLMLAAFLLVFGCYGYGIKGSWRLARIRRRMQRHASRQPLA, from the coding sequence ATAAATGTTCCATTGTTCGCCATGCTGCTGTTTGTCGTATTACTGTGTGCCTTCTGTGCATTGTTACTGGCGCGCGGAGTGGCAAGGAAAGTGGGGCTGGTTGACCGACCCAATCACCGCAAACATCATCATGGCGTGATTCCGTTGGTGGGGGGCTGTCGGTTTTTAGCGGTATCAGCTCGCTGTTTGCTCTTCTCCGTTCCCCTGCCGGGCTTTTTTGCGTACTTATCTGGAATGAGCATACTGATGCTGGTCGGTATGCTGGATGATCGTTTTGAAGTGAGTGTGGCATGGCGTGTTGCCGCTCAGGCTGTTGCTGCCATGATAATGATGATACCTGGCGGCCTGACGTTACAGCATCTGGGGTATATCCTCGGGCCGGACTGGGATATCGAATTGGGGTGGCTGAATTATCCGATAACGGTGTGCGTCGTTTGGGCGGCGATTAATGCGTTTAACATGATTGACGGTATTGATGGCCTGTTGGGCGGGCTTTCCTGTGTCTCGTTCATGGCGCTGGGTGTTTTGTTTTATCATCACGGTGATAGCGCCTTGGTGCTCTGGAGTATGGCGATGATCGCCGCGTTGTTGCCTTACTGCGGGCTGAATCTCGGCATATTTGGACGGCGTTATAAAGTTTTCATGGGTGATGCCGGCAGCACGATGGTGGGGTTTAGTGTAATTTGGCTGCTGTTACAAGGCTCTCAGGGAGAAAACGCATCGTTGCGGCCTGTTACTGCGCTGTGGGTCATGGCGATTCCGTTGATGGATCTGGTGGCCATTATTTACCGCCGCTTGCGCCGGGGCCACAGTCTGTTTTTGGCCGACCGTCAGCACATCCACCATTTATTGATGCGGGCCGGGTGGTCTTCCCGTCAGGCATGCGGGCTGATTACGCTGTGCGCCGCGTTACTGGCGGCGGCAGGGATTAGCGCAGAGCTGCTGGCGATACCGGAATACCTGATGCTGGCCGCTTTCCTGCTGGTGTTTGGTTGTTATGGCTATGGCATCAAAGGCTCGTGGCGGTTAGCGCGTATCAGGCGGCGTATGCAGCGTCATGCAAGCAGGCAGCCGTTAGCGTGA
- the rho gene encoding transcription termination factor Rho, translating to MNLTELKNTPVSELITLGENMGLENLARMRKQDIIFAILKQHAKSGEDIFGDGVLEILQDGFGFLRSADSSYLAGPDDIYVSPSQIRRFNLRTGDTISGKIRPPKEGERYFALLKVNEVNYDKPENARSKILFENLTPLHANSRLRMERGNGSTEDLTARVLDLASPIGRGQRGLIVAPPKAGKTMLLQNIAQSIAYNHPDCVLMVLLIDERPEEVTEMQRLVKGEVVASTFDEPASRHVQVAEMVIEKAKRLVEHKKDVIILLDSITRLARAYNTVVPASGKVLTGGVDANALHRPKRFFGAARNVEEGGSLTIIATALIDTGSKMDEVIYEEFKGTGNMELHLSRKIAEKRVFPAIDYNRSGTRKEELLTTSEELQKMWILRKIIHPMGEIDAMEFLINKLAMTKTNDEFFDMMKRS from the coding sequence ATGAATCTTACCGAATTAAAGAATACGCCAGTATCTGAATTGATTACTCTTGGCGAAAATATGGGGCTGGAGAATCTGGCTCGCATGCGTAAACAGGATATTATTTTCGCTATCCTTAAGCAGCACGCGAAAAGTGGTGAAGATATCTTTGGCGATGGCGTACTGGAAATATTGCAGGATGGTTTTGGATTCCTCCGCTCCGCAGACAGTTCCTACCTCGCCGGCCCTGATGACATCTACGTTTCCCCAAGCCAAATCCGACGCTTTAACCTCCGCACTGGTGATACCATTTCCGGTAAGATCCGCCCGCCAAAAGAGGGTGAACGTTATTTTGCGCTGTTGAAAGTTAACGAAGTTAACTATGACAAACCGGAAAATGCCCGCAGCAAGATTCTGTTTGAAAACCTGACGCCGCTGCATGCCAATTCACGTTTGCGCATGGAACGGGGTAACGGTTCAACCGAAGACTTGACGGCTCGTGTGCTGGATTTGGCTTCACCGATTGGCCGTGGCCAGCGTGGTCTGATTGTGGCACCGCCGAAAGCCGGTAAAACCATGTTGCTGCAAAATATCGCCCAGAGCATTGCCTATAATCACCCCGATTGCGTGCTGATGGTGCTGCTGATTGACGAACGTCCGGAAGAAGTGACGGAAATGCAGCGTCTGGTGAAAGGCGAAGTCGTCGCATCAACCTTTGACGAGCCAGCCTCTCGCCATGTGCAGGTGGCTGAAATGGTGATTGAGAAGGCCAAACGCCTGGTTGAGCACAAGAAAGACGTTATCATTCTGCTCGACTCCATTACCCGTCTGGCGCGTGCCTACAACACCGTGGTGCCGGCTTCCGGCAAGGTGCTGACCGGTGGTGTGGATGCTAACGCCCTGCATCGTCCGAAGCGTTTCTTCGGTGCGGCGCGTAACGTTGAGGAAGGCGGTAGCCTGACTATCATCGCCACGGCGCTTATCGACACCGGTTCGAAGATGGACGAAGTGATTTACGAAGAGTTCAAAGGCACCGGTAACATGGAATTGCACCTGTCTCGCAAGATTGCCGAGAAGCGTGTGTTCCCGGCGATTGATTACAACCGCTCCGGTACGCGTAAAGAAGAGCTGCTCACTACGTCTGAAGAACTACAGAAGATGTGGATCTTGCGCAAAATCATTCATCCGATGGGTGAGATTGATGCGATGGAGTTCCTTATCAACAAACTGGCGATGACCAAAACCAATGATGAGTTCTTCGATATGATGAAGCGCTCATAA
- the trxA gene encoding thioredoxin TrxA has product MSDKIIHLTDDSFETDVLQSAHVTLVDFWADWCGPCKMIAPILDEIADEYEGKLKIAKLNIDENPATAPKYGIRGIPTLLLFKNGEVAATKVGALSKGQLKEFLNANL; this is encoded by the coding sequence ATGAGCGATAAAATTATTCATCTGACAGACGACAGTTTCGAGACCGACGTATTGCAGTCTGCACACGTCACACTGGTTGATTTCTGGGCTGACTGGTGTGGTCCCTGTAAAATGATTGCTCCGATTCTCGACGAAATCGCCGATGAGTACGAAGGCAAGCTGAAGATTGCCAAGCTCAACATTGATGAAAACCCGGCGACGGCACCGAAATATGGCATCCGTGGCATTCCTACTCTGCTGCTGTTCAAGAATGGCGAAGTGGCAGCAACGAAAGTGGGTGCGCTGTCGAAAGGCCAGTTAAAAGAGTTTCTGAACGCCAATCTGTAA
- the rhlB gene encoding ATP-dependent RNA helicase RhlB has protein sequence MSKTHLTEQKFSDFALHPQVIEALENKGFHNCTPIQALALPLTLSGRDVAGQAQTGTGKTLAFLASTFHHLLTHPAPADHQTNQPRALIMAPTRELAVQIHSDAEALAKITGLRLGLAYGGDGYDKQLKVLEDGVDILIGTTGRLIDYAKQNHIHLGAIQVVVLDEADRMYDLGFIKDIRWLFRRMPAANQRLNMLFSATLSYRVRELAFEQMNNAEYVEVEPEQKTGHRIKEELFYPSNEEKMRLLQTLIEEEWPDRCIVFANTKHRCEDIWGHLAADGHRVGLLTGDVAQKKRLRILDDFTQGNLDILVATDVAARGLHIPAVTHVFNYDLPDDCEDYVHRIGRTGRAGASGFSISLACEEYALNLPAIETYIGHRIPVSKYNSDALLAELPQPKRLSRPRSAGGPRRPGAPRRSGAPRSNHNRKRPG, from the coding sequence ATGAGCAAAACACACTTAACCGAACAGAAGTTTTCCGACTTCGCACTGCATCCGCAGGTTATTGAAGCTCTTGAAAATAAAGGCTTTCATAACTGTACGCCCATTCAAGCGCTGGCTTTGCCGCTGACGCTGTCTGGTCGTGACGTGGCAGGTCAGGCGCAAACAGGAACGGGCAAGACGCTGGCATTTCTGGCGTCTACTTTTCATCATCTGCTGACCCACCCTGCACCTGCTGACCACCAGACCAATCAACCCCGTGCCCTGATTATGGCACCGACGCGTGAGCTGGCCGTGCAGATCCACTCTGATGCCGAAGCGTTGGCGAAAATAACCGGGTTACGGCTCGGGCTGGCTTACGGCGGCGACGGCTACGATAAACAGCTAAAAGTGCTGGAAGACGGTGTCGATATTCTGATTGGCACAACCGGTCGTTTAATCGATTATGCCAAACAGAATCACATCCATCTGGGGGCGATTCAGGTCGTGGTACTCGATGAAGCTGATCGCATGTACGATCTGGGTTTCATTAAAGATATTCGCTGGCTATTTCGTCGGATGCCCGCGGCCAATCAGCGCCTGAACATGCTGTTTTCCGCCACGTTGTCGTATCGTGTGCGCGAACTGGCCTTCGAGCAGATGAACAACGCCGAGTATGTCGAAGTGGAACCGGAACAAAAAACGGGCCACCGGATCAAAGAAGAGCTGTTTTATCCGTCTAACGAAGAAAAGATGCGCCTGTTGCAGACGCTTATCGAAGAAGAGTGGCCGGATCGCTGCATCGTGTTTGCCAACACCAAACATCGCTGTGAGGATATCTGGGGCCACCTGGCGGCAGACGGCCATCGTGTCGGGCTGCTGACCGGCGATGTCGCGCAGAAAAAACGCCTGCGTATTCTGGACGACTTTACACAAGGCAATCTGGATATTCTGGTCGCAACTGACGTTGCCGCACGCGGCTTGCACATTCCTGCTGTCACCCATGTCTTCAATTACGACTTACCGGATGACTGTGAAGATTACGTGCACCGTATCGGCCGTACCGGACGCGCCGGAGCCAGCGGGTTTTCCATCAGCCTGGCCTGTGAAGAATACGCGCTGAATCTGCCAGCTATCGAAACCTATATTGGCCACCGCATTCCGGTGAGCAAGTACAACAGCGATGCCCTGCTGGCCGAGTTACCGCAGCCGAAGCGCCTGAGCCGCCCGCGCTCTGCCGGTGGCCCTCGTCGCCCCGGTGCACCGCGCCGCAGCGGTGCGCCTCGCAGTAATCATAATCGTAAACGACCGGGTTGA
- the ppx gene encoding exopolyphosphatase: MPSASSLYAAIDLGSNSFHMLVVREVAGSVQTLARIKRKVRLAAGLDGNNRLSSEAMQRGWQCLALFSERLQDIPPQQVRVVATATLRLAINADEFLARASQILGLPIQVISGEEEARLIYQGVAHTTGGPEQRLVVDIGGGSTELATGCGSNHTQLFSLPMGCVTWLERYFADRNLTQAHFDRAEQAAREMLRPITAVLRQQGWQICVGASGTVQALQEIMVAQGMDEYITLGKLRQLRQRAIQCSKLEELEIEGLTLERALVFPSGLSILLAIFQELDIDSMTLAGGALREGLVYSMLQLPIEQDIRHRTLHNLQRRYLLDSDQAQRVKALADNFLQQVARDWQLDNRCRELLASACLVHEIGLGVDFRQAPQHAAYLIRHSDLPGFTPAQKKLLATLLQNQSNTIDPIPLTQQNALPVNLAQRLCRLLRLAIIFASRRRDDTLPAVRLRVEGETLRVILPSGWLDKHPLRAETLSQESLWQSYVHWSLIIEEHAI; this comes from the coding sequence ATGCCAAGCGCTTCTTCTCTCTATGCCGCGATTGATTTAGGGTCTAACAGCTTTCATATGCTGGTGGTGCGTGAAGTGGCCGGTAGCGTACAAACGCTGGCACGCATCAAGCGCAAAGTCCGGCTGGCCGCCGGACTGGATGGCAACAACCGGCTCTCGTCAGAAGCGATGCAACGCGGCTGGCAGTGTCTGGCGCTGTTTTCTGAACGACTGCAAGACATTCCGCCGCAACAAGTGCGCGTTGTCGCCACCGCGACGCTGAGGCTTGCGATTAATGCCGATGAGTTTTTGGCACGCGCCAGCCAGATTCTTGGCCTGCCGATTCAGGTTATCAGCGGTGAAGAAGAAGCCCGGTTAATTTATCAGGGTGTTGCGCATACCACCGGTGGCCCGGAACAACGGCTGGTCGTCGATATCGGCGGCGGCAGTACCGAGCTTGCCACCGGCTGCGGGTCTAACCACACGCAGTTATTTAGCCTGCCAATGGGCTGTGTCACCTGGCTTGAGCGTTACTTTGCCGACCGCAACCTCACTCAGGCACACTTTGACCGCGCCGAGCAGGCCGCCCGTGAAATGCTGCGCCCGATAACCGCAGTATTGCGCCAGCAAGGCTGGCAAATTTGTGTCGGCGCGTCCGGCACCGTGCAAGCCTTGCAGGAGATCATGGTGGCGCAGGGGATGGATGAATACATCACCCTCGGTAAATTACGCCAGCTCCGGCAACGGGCGATTCAATGCAGCAAACTGGAAGAGCTGGAAATTGAAGGGCTGACGCTGGAACGGGCGCTGGTATTCCCAAGCGGTTTATCCATTCTGCTGGCCATTTTTCAGGAACTGGATATCGACTCCATGACGCTGGCCGGCGGGGCGCTGCGTGAAGGGCTGGTCTACAGCATGCTCCAGTTGCCGATAGAGCAAGACATTCGCCACCGCACATTACACAACCTGCAACGACGTTACCTGTTAGATAGCGACCAGGCACAGAGAGTGAAAGCGCTGGCCGATAACTTCCTGCAACAGGTAGCCCGTGACTGGCAGCTCGACAACCGATGTCGGGAGCTATTAGCCAGTGCCTGCCTGGTGCATGAAATCGGTCTGGGCGTCGATTTTCGTCAGGCTCCACAGCATGCCGCTTACCTTATTCGTCATAGCGATTTACCTGGCTTCACTCCGGCACAGAAAAAACTGCTGGCAACGCTACTGCAAAATCAGAGCAACACCATCGACCCTATCCCGCTAACCCAGCAAAACGCGCTACCCGTCAATCTGGCACAACGGCTGTGCCGCCTGCTGCGTCTGGCGATTATTTTTGCCAGCCGACGCCGTGACGATACGCTACCCGCTGTGCGCCTGCGAGTAGAAGGCGAAACCCTGCGGGTGATTTTACCCTCGGGCTGGCTGGATAAGCACCCGTTGCGAGCGGAAACCCTGTCGCAAGAAAGCCTGTGGCAAAGTTATGTCCACTGGTCGCTCATCATTGAAGAACACGCCATCTGA
- a CDS encoding glycosyl hydrolase family 28 protein: protein MKNIIFSRRTVLASMVSVCLISTSALAAATSAQAPQKLQVPTLSSDDHSVVLAWDAPEDTSNITDYQIYQNGQLVGLASQNNDKNSPAKPYISAFYKSDTSSFHRRIVVQNAKIDGLKASSDYHFTVRAVYADGTTSADSNAVTATTTAVPPVIDITKYGAKGDGTTLNTSAIQKAIDACPVGCRIDVPAGVFKTGALWLKSDMTLNLVQGATLLGSDNAADYPDAYKIYSYVSQVRPASLLNAIDKNSSAVGTFKNIRIVGKGVIDGNGWKRAADAKDELGNSLPQYVKSDNSKVSTDGILAKNQVAAAVATGMSKADAYSQRRSSLVTLRGVQNVYVADVTIRNPANHGIMFLESKNVVENGVTHQTYNANNGDGVEFGNSQNVMVFNSVFDTGDDSINFAAGVGQEAQSLEPAQTAWLFNNYFRHGHGAVVLGSHTGAGIVDVLAENNVVSQNDIGLRAKSAPAIGGGAHGIVFRNTAMKSLAKQAVIVTLSYSDSNGTLDYTAAKVPARFYDFTVKNVTVQNSTGKSPAIEIVGDSAKGIWHSQFIFNNIKFSGVSPTSIGDLSDSQFNNLTFSNLTSGTSPWKFGTVKNVSVDGKLVTQ, encoded by the coding sequence ATGAAAAACATCATATTCTCACGGCGCACGGTACTCGCGTCGATGGTATCGGTATGCCTGATCAGCACCTCGGCACTGGCGGCGGCAACCAGCGCACAAGCGCCGCAGAAATTGCAGGTGCCCACCTTATCCAGCGATGACCACAGCGTGGTGCTGGCCTGGGATGCGCCGGAGGATACCTCCAACATCACCGATTATCAGATCTACCAAAATGGTCAGTTGGTCGGGCTTGCCAGCCAGAACAATGACAAGAACTCGCCAGCCAAACCCTATATCAGTGCTTTTTATAAAAGTGACACCAGCAGTTTTCATCGCCGCATCGTGGTACAAAACGCCAAAATTGACGGCCTGAAAGCCAGCAGTGATTATCATTTTACCGTGCGGGCGGTGTATGCCGATGGCACGACCTCGGCTGACAGCAATGCCGTGACGGCAACCACCACCGCAGTACCACCGGTTATTGATATCACCAAATACGGCGCTAAGGGTGATGGCACCACGCTCAACACCAGCGCGATTCAAAAAGCGATCGATGCCTGCCCGGTCGGCTGCCGTATCGATGTGCCTGCCGGGGTGTTCAAAACCGGCGCACTGTGGCTGAAAAGTGATATGACGCTGAACCTGGTGCAGGGCGCAACCTTGCTGGGCTCTGACAACGCCGCCGATTACCCTGACGCTTACAAAATTTATAGCTACGTCTCTCAGGTGCGCCCGGCCTCATTGCTGAACGCCATCGACAAGAACAGCTCTGCCGTCGGCACCTTTAAAAATATCCGTATCGTCGGTAAAGGCGTGATTGACGGTAACGGCTGGAAACGCGCGGCCGATGCGAAAGATGAGCTGGGCAATAGCCTGCCGCAGTATGTGAAGAGTGATAACAGCAAAGTCAGCACCGACGGGATTCTGGCGAAAAACCAGGTCGCCGCCGCTGTTGCGACCGGTATGAGCAAAGCAGATGCCTATAGCCAGCGCCGCTCGAGCCTGGTTACCCTGCGCGGTGTGCAAAATGTTTACGTGGCTGACGTCACCATTCGCAACCCGGCGAACCACGGCATTATGTTCCTGGAAAGCAAGAACGTTGTGGAAAACGGTGTGACCCACCAGACCTATAATGCCAACAATGGCGATGGCGTCGAATTCGGCAACAGCCAGAACGTGATGGTCTTCAACAGCGTGTTCGATACCGGTGATGACAGCATCAACTTCGCGGCAGGCGTCGGTCAGGAGGCTCAGAGTCTGGAGCCTGCGCAAACGGCGTGGCTGTTTAACAACTACTTCCGCCACGGCCACGGTGCCGTCGTGCTGGGCAGCCATACCGGCGCTGGCATTGTTGACGTCCTGGCAGAAAACAACGTGGTCAGCCAGAACGACATCGGTTTACGCGCCAAGAGTGCCCCGGCCATCGGCGGCGGTGCTCACGGCATCGTTTTCCGTAATACCGCGATGAAAAGCCTCGCTAAACAGGCTGTTATCGTCACGTTAAGTTACAGCGACAGCAACGGCACCCTTGACTATACCGCCGCCAAAGTGCCTGCTCGTTTCTATGATTTCACAGTGAAAAACGTCACCGTGCAGAACAGCACCGGCAAGAGCCCGGCGATTGAAATCGTCGGCGACAGCGCGAAAGGGATCTGGCACAGCCAGTTTATCTTCAACAACATCAAATTCAGCGGCGTGTCCCCCACCTCTATCGGCGACCTGAGCGACAGTCAGTTTAACAACCTGACGTTCAGCAACCTGACTAGCGGCACCTCACCGTGGAAATTTGGTACGGTGAAAAACGTCTCGGTAGACGGCAAACTGGTGACACAGTAA
- the rep gene encoding DNA helicase Rep: MRMNPSQQHAVEFVTGPCLVLAGAGSGKTRVITQKIAHLIRACGYQARHIAAVTFTNKAAREMKERVAQTLGRQETRGLLIATFHTLGLEIIKREYAALGMKSNFSLFDDQDQLALLKELTEPWLQQDKDQLQQLISTLSNWKNDLIDPAQAAAGARTERDQLFAHCYRLYNEHLRACNVLDFDDLILLPTLLLKRNEEVRERWQNRLRYLLVDEYQDTNTSQYELVKLLVGSRARFTVVGDDDQSIYSWRGARPQNLSLLQQDFPQLQVVKLEQNYRSSGRILKAANILIANNPHVFEKRLYSELGYGEVLKIITANNEDHEAERVVGELIAHHFIQKTQYGDYAILYRGNHQSRLFEKVLMQNRIPYRISGGTSFFSRPEIKDLLAYLRVLTNPDDDSAFLRIVNTPKREIGPATLQKLGEWASQRNRSLFSASFDVGLAQRLSGRGLESLQRFTGWMADIARLSEREPVNAARDLIRGLDYESWLYETSPSPKAAEMRMKNVNLLFTWMTEMLEGSDLDEPMTLTQVVTRFTLRDMMERNEAQEDRDQVQLMTLHASKGLEFPYVYLVGMEEGLLPHQTSMDEDNVDEERRLAYVGITRAQKELTFTLCRERRQYGELIRPEPSRFLLELPQDDVMWETERKVVSAQERMQKGQNHLANLRAQLAKARDKE; encoded by the coding sequence ATGCGCATGAACCCCAGCCAACAACACGCCGTTGAATTTGTGACCGGGCCCTGTCTGGTCTTAGCGGGGGCAGGGTCGGGAAAAACCCGTGTCATCACCCAAAAGATTGCCCACTTAATTCGTGCCTGTGGCTATCAGGCACGCCACATTGCTGCCGTTACCTTTACCAATAAAGCGGCGCGTGAGATGAAAGAGCGTGTGGCACAGACACTGGGGCGGCAGGAAACGCGTGGCCTGCTGATAGCCACTTTCCATACGCTCGGGCTTGAGATAATCAAGCGCGAATATGCCGCACTGGGCATGAAATCCAACTTTTCGCTGTTTGACGATCAAGACCAGCTGGCGCTGCTCAAAGAGCTGACCGAGCCGTGGTTACAGCAGGACAAAGACCAACTGCAACAGCTGATTTCGACGTTGTCGAACTGGAAAAACGACCTGATTGACCCGGCGCAGGCGGCGGCTGGCGCGCGCACTGAGCGCGACCAGCTGTTTGCGCACTGCTACCGTTTGTATAACGAACACCTGCGCGCCTGTAATGTGCTGGATTTTGACGATCTCATCCTGCTGCCGACGCTGCTGCTAAAACGCAATGAAGAGGTGCGCGAGCGTTGGCAAAACCGCCTGCGTTATCTGCTGGTGGATGAATATCAGGACACCAACACCAGCCAGTATGAACTGGTGAAACTGCTGGTTGGCAGCCGGGCGCGCTTTACCGTGGTCGGTGATGATGACCAGTCGATTTACTCCTGGCGCGGTGCCCGCCCGCAAAACCTGTCGCTGTTGCAGCAAGATTTCCCGCAGTTGCAGGTGGTGAAACTGGAGCAGAATTACCGCTCTTCCGGGCGCATCCTGAAAGCGGCCAACATCCTGATTGCCAACAACCCGCATGTGTTCGAAAAGCGGCTCTACTCTGAGCTCGGTTACGGTGAGGTGCTGAAAATCATCACCGCCAACAATGAAGATCACGAAGCCGAACGGGTGGTTGGCGAGCTTATCGCCCACCACTTCATTCAAAAAACCCAGTACGGCGATTACGCCATTTTGTATCGCGGCAACCATCAGTCCCGGTTATTTGAAAAGGTACTGATGCAAAACCGTATTCCCTATCGCATTTCTGGCGGTACGTCATTTTTCTCACGCCCGGAAATCAAAGATTTGCTGGCGTATCTGCGGGTGTTAACCAACCCGGATGATGACAGCGCTTTCTTGCGCATCGTCAACACGCCAAAACGGGAGATTGGCCCGGCCACGCTGCAAAAGCTCGGGGAGTGGGCGAGCCAGCGTAATCGCAGCCTGTTCAGCGCCAGCTTTGATGTCGGGCTGGCCCAGCGCCTGAGCGGGCGCGGGCTCGAATCATTGCAGCGTTTCACCGGCTGGATGGCGGATATCGCCCGGCTGTCAGAGCGTGAGCCGGTGAATGCCGCGCGTGATTTAATTCGCGGGCTGGATTACGAAAGCTGGTTATATGAAACCTCACCCAGCCCGAAAGCGGCAGAAATGCGCATGAAAAACGTCAACCTGCTGTTTACCTGGATGACGGAAATGCTCGAAGGCAGCGATCTTGACGAGCCGATGACGCTCACGCAGGTGGTGACGCGTTTCACCCTGCGCGACATGATGGAGCGTAACGAAGCGCAAGAAGATCGCGATCAGGTGCAACTGATGACGTTGCATGCCTCGAAAGGCCTGGAGTTCCCTTATGTCTATCTGGTGGGCATGGAAGAAGGATTGCTGCCACATCAAACCAGTATGGATGAAGATAATGTCGATGAAGAGCGGCGGCTGGCTTACGTCGGCATTACGCGGGCACAAAAAGAGCTGACGTTTACCCTGTGCCGTGAGCGACGCCAGTATGGCGAGCTGATTCGCCCGGAACCCAGCCGATTTCTGCTGGAATTGCCGCAGGATGATGTGATGTGGGAAACCGAGCGCAAGGTGGTGAGCGCGCAAGAGCGGATGCAAAAAGGGCAAAACCATTTGGCCAATTTACGCGCACAACTGGCGAAAGCCAGAGACAAGGAGTAA
- the ppiC gene encoding peptidylprolyl isomerase PpiC produces MANTAAALHILVDTEQQATDILAKLEKGADFQQLAKKYSTCPSKRNGGDLGEFRKGDMVPDFDKAVFSCELLKPIGPVKTQFGYHIIKVLYRN; encoded by the coding sequence ATGGCAAATACCGCAGCAGCACTGCACATTCTGGTGGATACCGAGCAACAAGCCACTGATATTCTCGCTAAACTGGAAAAAGGCGCGGATTTTCAGCAGTTAGCAAAAAAATACTCCACCTGCCCGTCAAAACGTAACGGCGGCGACCTGGGTGAATTCCGCAAAGGCGATATGGTGCCGGATTTTGATAAAGCGGTATTTTCCTGCGAACTGCTCAAGCCCATCGGCCCGGTGAAAACCCAGTTCGGCTATCACATTATCAAAGTGCTGTACCGCAATTAA